One window of the Eucalyptus grandis isolate ANBG69807.140 chromosome 8, ASM1654582v1, whole genome shotgun sequence genome contains the following:
- the LOC104415846 gene encoding S-adenosylmethionine carrier 1, chloroplastic/mitochondrial: MGPLALAFDAKRASQAPSDMLMMKPQNFQLDATKFFASVSTGEEKPFDFFRALFDGVIAGGTAGVVVETALYPIDTIKTRLQAVRGGGKINFQGLYSGLAGNLAGVLPASALFVGVYEPTKQKLLRTFPENFSALAHLAAGALGGVAASLIRVPTEVVKQRMQTRQFNSAPDAVRLIVSKEGFKGLYAGYGSFLLRDLPFDAIQFCIYEQLRLGYKAAARRELNDPENAAIGAFAGALTGAITTPLDVIKTRLMTQGPANQYRGVFDCVQTIVREEGPSALLKGIEPRVLWIGIGGSIFFGVLESTKRFLSQRHPPPPPHPKKDPTS, translated from the exons ATGGGTCCTCTAGCGCTGGCATTCGACGCGAAGAGAGCTTCGCAAGCGCCTTCAG ATATGCTCATGATGAAACCTCAGAACTTTCAGCTGGATGCAACAAAGTTCTTTGCTTCAGTTAGCACAGGAGAAGAAAAGCCCTTCGACTTTTTCCGTGCTTTGTTTG ATGGAGTTATTGCAGGAGGTACGGCTGGTGTTGTTGTTGAAACAGCCTTATACCCCATAGACACAATAAAGACAAGGCTGCAGGCAG TTCGTGGTGgaggaaaaattaattttcaaggcTTATATTCTGGGTTGGCAGGAAATCTTGCTGGCGTATTACC TGCTTCCGCTCTATTTGTCGGTGTTTATGAGCCcacaaagcaaaaactgctaAGGACATTTCCTGAGAATTTCAGCGCTCTTGCTCATTTG GCTGCTGGTGCCTTAGGAGGAGTGGCTGCTTCTCTTATTCGTGTTCCAACAGAG GTTGTTAAGCAAAGAATGCAGACAAGGCAGTTTAATTCTGCCCCTGATGCTGTCCGCCTTATTGTCTCTAAAGAAGGTTTTAAAGGTCTTTATGCG GGATATGGATCGTTTTTGTTGCGGGATTTGCCATTTGATGCAATCCAATTCTGCATCTATGAGCAGCTTCGGCTTGGTTATAAAGCGGCA GCACGTAGAGAGCTGAATGATCCAGAGAATGCTGCAATTGGAGCTTTTGCAG GAGCACTAACTGGAGCAATAACCACTCCACTTGATGTAATCAAGACAAGGCTAATGACTCAG GGACCAGCAAACCAGTACCGAGGGGTATTCGATTGTGTCCAAACTATTGTGAGGGAAGAGGGTCCCTCAGCTCTtctcaag GGAATTGAGCCGAGGGTACTATGGATTGGCATTGGTGGGTCGATATTCTTTGGCGTCCTGGAGAGCACTAAGCGGTTCCTTTCTCAAAGACATCCTCCACCACCTCCACATCCCAAGAAAGATCCAACAAGCTGA
- the LOC104415845 gene encoding zinc finger A20 and AN1 domain-containing stress-associated protein 8 produces MDEQSQKRKLRDVDCEQSSSSGDPVLCANDCGFFGNPSTNNLCSRCYYEHLLKQPKDAVDSTAAGSEGAGVGGGDAGDGSCCVEEAPAGDVANWVEAAAISEKQETTPADHSSQPSSSNPVLCANSCGFFGNPTTNNLCSKCHCEYLLKQSKESSGSAAVAEDTKDVGAVDGSSHAKETPVAAMANRVEQVAALENQEMRPVNRCGFCTKRVGLTGFKCKCGETFCSVHRYSEKHDCVFNYKTAGRDAIAKANPVVKADKIEKI; encoded by the coding sequence ATGGACGAACAATCGCAAAAGAGGAAGCTTCGGGACGTGGATTGCGAGCAGTCGTCTTCGAGCGGCGATCCGGTTCTGTGCGCGAACGACTGCGGTTTCTTCGGGAACCCAAGTACCAATAACCTCTGTTCTAGATGTTACTATGAGCATCTGCTGAAGCAACCGAAGGATGCTGTGGATTCGACGGCAGCTGGTTCGGAAGGAGCTGGCGTCGGTGGTGGCGATGCTGGGGATGGTTCTTGTTGTGTCGAGGAGGCACCAGCTGGAGATGTAGCTAACTGGGTGGAAGCGGCAGCTATCTCGGAGAAGCAGGAGACAACGCCGGCTGATCATTCCAGTCAGCCTTCTTCGAGCAATCCGGTTCTTTGCGCGAATAGTTGTGGATTCTTTGGGAATCCTACCACCAATAACCTCTGCTCCAAATGTCACTGTGAGTATCTTTTGAAGCAATCGAAGGAGTCTAGTGGTTCTGCTGCTGTGGCAGAAGACACCAAGGATGTTGGGGCTGTGGATGGTTCTAGTCATGCCAAGGAGACACCGGTGGCAGCCATGGCTAATCGAGTGGAACAGGTGGCAGCATTGGAGAATCAGGAGATGAGGCCTGTGAACCGCTGTGGTTTCTGTACGAAGCGGGTCGGCCTGACAGGTTTCAAGTGCAAGTGTGGGGAGACGTTCTGCTCTGTCCATCGATATTCCGAAAAGCACGACTGCGTGTTTAATTACAAGACTGCAGGCAGGGATGCTATCGCTAAGGCAAACCCCGTTGTGAAGGCTGATAAGATTGAGAAGATATGA